In Streptomyces hawaiiensis, one genomic interval encodes:
- a CDS encoding carbohydrate kinase family protein — protein sequence MRIAVSGSIATDHLMTFPGRFADQLVADQLHTVSLSFLVDKLDVRRGGVAANIAFGMGQLGTRPILVGAAGADFDEYRAWLERHGVDTDSVRISDTLHTARFVCTTDADHNQIGSFYTGAMSEARLIELKTVADRVGGLDLVSVGADDPEAMLRHTEECRSRSIPFAADFSQQIARMDGEEIRILLDGATYLFSNEYEKGLIESKTGWSDEEILSRVGHRVTTLGARGVRIERAGDDPIEVGTPDEERKADPTGVGDAFRAGFLSGLAWGVSLERAAQVGCMLATLVIETVGTQEYQLRRGHFMERFTKAYGDEAATEVRGHLA from the coding sequence GTGCGCATCGCAGTCTCCGGCTCCATCGCCACCGACCACCTCATGACCTTCCCCGGCCGCTTCGCCGACCAGCTCGTAGCGGACCAGCTGCACACGGTCTCGCTGTCGTTCCTGGTCGACAAGCTCGACGTCCGCCGCGGCGGCGTCGCCGCGAACATCGCGTTCGGCATGGGACAGCTCGGCACCCGGCCGATCCTGGTCGGCGCCGCGGGCGCGGACTTCGACGAGTACCGGGCCTGGCTGGAGCGGCACGGCGTCGACACCGACTCCGTCCGCATCTCCGACACGCTGCACACCGCCCGCTTCGTGTGCACGACCGACGCCGACCACAACCAGATCGGCTCCTTCTACACCGGTGCCATGAGCGAGGCCCGCCTCATCGAGCTGAAGACCGTCGCCGACCGCGTCGGCGGCCTCGACCTGGTCTCCGTCGGCGCGGACGACCCGGAGGCCATGCTCCGCCACACCGAGGAGTGCCGCTCCCGCTCGATCCCGTTCGCCGCCGACTTCTCCCAGCAGATCGCCCGGATGGACGGCGAGGAGATCCGCATCCTGCTGGACGGGGCGACGTACCTCTTCTCCAACGAGTACGAGAAGGGCCTCATCGAGTCCAAGACCGGCTGGAGCGACGAGGAGATCCTGTCCCGCGTGGGCCACCGGGTGACCACCCTCGGCGCGCGCGGCGTACGCATCGAGCGGGCCGGCGACGACCCGATCGAGGTCGGCACGCCCGACGAGGAGCGCAAGGCCGACCCGACGGGCGTCGGCGACGCGTTCCGCGCCGGTTTCCTCTCGGGTCTGGCCTGGGGCGTCTCCCTGGAGCGGGCCGCGCAGGTCGGGTGCATGCTGGCGACCCTCGTCATCGAGACCGTGGGCACGCAGGAGTACCAGCTGCGGCGCGGGCACTTCATGGAGCGGTTCACGAAGGCGTACGGGGACGAGGCGGCGACGGAGGTCCGGGGGCATCTGGCCTGA